One Geitlerinema sp. PCC 9228 genomic window, CTCTATCAATTTCAGGTAGATTGGTCGTTTGCCGCTGAAGAGATTGTGCCAATTTTTCACCAATATCCTTTACTGCCAGGAGTGGTTTTGCTGGCAGAAGGAGAATATGTCGGTATGATTTCTCGCCAGCGAATTATGGAATTTTTAATGCGACCTGGGGGTCAAGAATTATTTTGGCACAAACCTTTAGAAATTCTCTACAGCTACGCGCGATCGCCAGTTTTGTTGCTTTCCGAACATACCCCAGTCGTAGAAGCTGCCAGACAGGCATTGCGACGTTCCCCAGAACTATTAGGAGAACCAATTGTGGTGCGTCAAGATAGTGGCAACAGCCAACTGCTGAACGTTCACGAACTCAACATCGCTTACTGGCAAATTCGCGGCATCGAAACCCAAACCCGTTTCGAACATTTACAGGCACAAATGATTCAAAACGAAAAAATGGCTAGTTTGGGTCGTTTGGTGGATGGGGTGGCACACGAAATTTTAGACCCGGTGGGATTTATTTGGGGAAATTTATCCCACATTACCAATTATATTGATATTTTACTAGAAATTCTAACCGCCTATCAAAAACAATTTAACAGCGAACCGGAAGAAATTCAAGAGTTAAAAGAAGACGTAGAATTTGAATTTTTACAACAAGATATGCCACAAGCGATCGCGAGTATGAAAAACGGTGCCGAACGGATTAAAACCCTCGTTACCAGCTTGCAAAACTTCTGCCACATCGACGAAGTCTATCCCCGTCCAGCCAACTTGCACGAAAGCTTAGAAAGTGCTATTTTATTGCTCAAAAGTCGCAGTACCATAGATATTGAAATTGTCCGTCGCTACGACAATTTACCGCCAGTTCCTTGTTATATAGGACAACTTTCACAGGTCTTTATGAACATCCTCAGCAACTCCGTGGATGCGTTA contains:
- a CDS encoding ATP-binding protein, which encodes MTSHRQPPKPFFLQSDRYLSLESTIGELPLYQFQVDWSFAAEEIVPIFHQYPLLPGVVLLAEGEYVGMISRQRIMEFLMRPGGQELFWHKPLEILYSYARSPVLLLSEHTPVVEAARQALRRSPELLGEPIVVRQDSGNSQLLNVHELNIAYWQIRGIETQTRFEHLQAQMIQNEKMASLGRLVDGVAHEILDPVGFIWGNLSHITNYIDILLEILTAYQKQFNSEPEEIQELKEDVEFEFLQQDMPQAIASMKNGAERIKTLVTSLQNFCHIDEVYPRPANLHESLESAILLLKSRSTIDIEIVRRYDNLPPVPCYIGQLSQVFMNILSNSVDALINQATSQNFSLEFQQSDRPQPYLPAYQKPKIEIITQLLSEPAEKSPKNAREKQLEQRWICIQIADNGPGISPEKQKEILDSFSRNKKAGKETSLALSYWIVTAKHGGKFHFYATPNQGTTFEIWLPRSGDI